The Laribacter hongkongensis DSM 14985 genome has a window encoding:
- the ccoN gene encoding cytochrome-c oxidase, cbb3-type subunit I, which translates to METQSTYNYKVVRQFAVMTVVWGIVGMLVGVIIAAQLVWPDLNIGPWLHFGRLRPLHTNAVIFAFGGSALFATSYYVVQRTCQVRLISDKLAAFTFWAWQVVIVAAAVTLPLGMTFGKEYAELEWPIKLLIAVTWVVYAIVFFGTIAIRKVKHIYVANWFYGAFILAVALLHIVNSAFVPVTLTKSYSAYAGAVDAMIQWWYGHNAVGFFLTAAFLGMMYYFVPKQAGRPVYSYRLSVVHFWALIFTYMWAGPHHLHYTALPDWTQSLGMVFSLILLAPSWGGMINGIMTLSGAWHKLRTDPILKFLVVSLSFYGMSTFEGPMMSIKTVNALSHYTDWTIGHVHSGALGWVGFITIGSMYYLIPRLFNREEMYSTKLIEAHFWLATVGVVLYIAALWISGVMQGLMWRALNPDGTLTYAFAEVVKVTYPYHFVRLLGGLLYLSGMVIMAYNVFRTVTLGRAVDAQIPAVAAHAHA; encoded by the coding sequence ATGGAGACGCAATCCACATACAATTACAAGGTGGTGCGCCAGTTTGCCGTGATGACCGTAGTATGGGGCATCGTCGGCATGCTGGTGGGCGTCATTATTGCCGCGCAGCTGGTCTGGCCCGATCTCAACATCGGTCCGTGGCTGCACTTCGGCAGACTGCGCCCTCTGCACACCAACGCGGTGATTTTCGCCTTTGGCGGCTCAGCCCTGTTCGCTACGTCATATTATGTCGTTCAGCGGACCTGTCAGGTACGTCTGATTTCAGACAAGCTGGCTGCGTTCACCTTCTGGGCCTGGCAGGTCGTCATTGTCGCGGCAGCTGTTACCCTGCCGCTGGGAATGACCTTCGGCAAGGAGTATGCCGAACTGGAATGGCCGATCAAGCTGCTGATCGCCGTGACCTGGGTGGTATATGCAATTGTGTTTTTCGGCACCATTGCGATCCGCAAGGTCAAGCATATTTACGTCGCCAACTGGTTCTATGGTGCTTTCATCTTGGCCGTGGCCTTGTTGCACATCGTCAATAGTGCCTTTGTTCCGGTGACCCTGACCAAGTCCTATTCCGCGTACGCCGGTGCCGTGGATGCCATGATCCAGTGGTGGTACGGTCACAACGCCGTAGGTTTCTTCCTGACCGCAGCCTTCCTGGGCATGATGTACTACTTCGTGCCGAAACAGGCTGGTCGTCCGGTCTACTCCTACCGCCTGTCCGTGGTGCACTTCTGGGCCCTGATCTTCACCTACATGTGGGCAGGTCCGCACCATCTGCATTACACCGCCCTGCCGGACTGGACCCAGTCGCTGGGCATGGTGTTCTCGCTGATCCTGCTGGCTCCGAGCTGGGGTGGCATGATCAACGGCATCATGACCTTGTCGGGTGCCTGGCACAAACTGCGTACCGATCCGATCCTCAAGTTCCTGGTGGTATCCCTGTCGTTCTACGGCATGTCGACCTTTGAAGGCCCGATGATGTCGATCAAGACCGTGAATGCCCTGTCGCACTACACCGACTGGACCATTGGTCACGTGCACTCCGGTGCCTTGGGCTGGGTGGGCTTCATCACCATCGGTTCGATGTACTACCTGATCCCGCGTCTCTTCAACCGTGAAGAAATGTATTCGACCAAACTGATCGAAGCACACTTCTGGCTGGCTACCGTGGGTGTGGTGCTCTATATCGCTGCGCTGTGGATTTCCGGTGTGATGCAAGGCCTGATGTGGCGCGCCCTGAACCCGGACGGCACCCTGACCTATGCATTTGCAGAAGTGGTCAAAGTGACCTATCCGTACCACTTCGTGCGTCTGTTGGGTGGTCTGCTGTACCTCTCCGGTATGGTGATCATGGCCTACAACGTGTTCCGTACCGTGACCCTGGGACGTGCTGTTGATGCCCAGATCCCGGCCGTAGCGGCTCACGCCCACGCCTAA
- the ccoO gene encoding cytochrome-c oxidase, cbb3-type subunit II, giving the protein MDKIQKLIEEKVGYLIVLTLLVISIAMLVEILPLMFQKSTTQPVAGVKPYTALQLTGRDIYIREGCYNCHSQMIRPFRAETERYGHYSVAGESVYDHPFQWGSKRTGPDLARVGGRYSDEWHRVHLINPRDVVPESNMPGFPWLSRNLADADTVAAKMTALRKVGVPYTDEEIAKSKGEVEGKSEMDALVAYLQGLGLALKNTR; this is encoded by the coding sequence ATGGACAAGATCCAGAAACTTATTGAAGAGAAGGTCGGCTATCTGATCGTTCTGACGTTGCTGGTCATCAGCATTGCCATGCTGGTGGAAATCCTGCCGCTGATGTTCCAGAAGTCCACCACGCAGCCGGTTGCAGGAGTCAAACCCTACACCGCCTTGCAACTGACCGGGCGTGACATCTACATCCGTGAGGGTTGCTACAACTGCCACTCGCAGATGATCCGTCCGTTCCGTGCCGAAACCGAACGCTATGGCCACTACTCTGTTGCCGGCGAATCCGTGTATGACCACCCCTTCCAGTGGGGTTCCAAGCGTACCGGTCCGGACCTGGCCCGCGTAGGAGGTCGTTATTCGGATGAGTGGCACCGTGTGCACCTGATCAATCCGCGTGACGTGGTTCCTGAATCGAACATGCCTGGATTCCCTTGGCTGTCGCGTAACCTGGCAGATGCCGATACGGTCGCTGCCAAGATGACGGCTTTGCGCAAGGTCGGCGTACCGTATACCGACGAGGAAATTGCCAAGAGCAAGGGCGAAGTGGAAGGCAAGTCCGAAATGGATGCGCTGGTTGCCTATCTGCAAGGTCTGGGCCTTGCGCTCAAGAACACTCGCTGA
- a CDS encoding cbb3-type cytochrome oxidase subunit 3, with protein MENVADLIHIIVTVASFVCFVLIGLWAYSKSAKPHFEEAANLLFQDDDAVTSQAAGKQPVARNGAKQ; from the coding sequence ATGGAAAACGTAGCCGATCTGATCCACATCATTGTCACTGTGGCGAGCTTTGTCTGCTTTGTGCTGATTGGCCTCTGGGCTTACAGCAAGTCGGCCAAGCCACACTTTGAAGAAGCTGCCAACCTGCTTTTTCAGGATGATGATGCGGTTACAAGCCAGGCAGCCGGCAAGCAGCCGGTTGCCCGTAACGGAGCAAAACAATGA
- the ccoP gene encoding cytochrome-c oxidase, cbb3-type subunit III, with amino-acid sequence MSDFVSDFWSIWITAIVVVGIAGLCLLLLTQSKTTIKPGQEVETMGHVWDDNLEEYNNPLPKWWMWMFVLTLVFGVVYLVLYPGLGTFKGIRGWTSVGQYKSERAEAEAKYQPLYDAYLKQDIKTVAADPKAHEMGQRLFQTYCMQCHGADARGAKGFPNLTDNDWLWGGDAATIHTTIAAGRVGAMPAWGAAFGEEKVKDAANYVMSLSGKKHDAERAARGKETFTAVCAACHGPDGKGNQALGAPNLTDNVWLYGGTEKAIIETITNGRNNQMPAWKDFLGDGKVHLLTAYVWGLSNNVKSAAQQ; translated from the coding sequence ATGAGTGATTTTGTAAGCGATTTCTGGAGCATCTGGATTACCGCCATTGTTGTGGTGGGTATTGCCGGTCTGTGCCTCCTGCTCTTGACGCAATCCAAGACCACGATCAAGCCGGGTCAGGAAGTCGAGACCATGGGCCATGTGTGGGACGACAATCTGGAGGAGTACAACAACCCGCTGCCGAAATGGTGGATGTGGATGTTCGTCCTGACTCTGGTCTTCGGGGTGGTCTATCTGGTGCTGTATCCGGGGCTCGGTACTTTCAAGGGTATTCGTGGCTGGACTTCGGTGGGGCAGTACAAAAGCGAGCGTGCTGAGGCCGAAGCCAAGTACCAGCCGCTGTACGATGCCTACCTCAAGCAGGACATCAAGACTGTTGCCGCCGATCCCAAGGCTCATGAGATGGGGCAGCGCCTGTTTCAGACCTATTGCATGCAATGCCACGGTGCCGATGCCCGGGGTGCCAAGGGCTTCCCGAATCTGACCGACAACGACTGGCTGTGGGGGGGTGATGCAGCCACGATCCACACTACGATTGCTGCGGGTCGCGTCGGGGCAATGCCGGCATGGGGTGCCGCATTCGGCGAGGAGAAGGTAAAGGATGCTGCCAACTACGTGATGTCGCTGTCCGGCAAGAAGCATGACGCCGAGCGTGCTGCCCGTGGCAAGGAAACCTTCACGGCTGTCTGTGCCGCCTGTCACGGTCCGGACGGTAAAGGCAATCAAGCCTTGGGTGCTCCGAATCTGACGGATAACGTCTGGCTGTACGGTGGAACTGAAAAGGCAATCATTGAAACCATTACCAATGGTCGCAATAACCAGATGCCGGCATGGAAGGACTTCCTCGGTGATGGCAAAGTCCATCTGCTGACTGCTTATGTATGGGGTCTCTCCAATAACGTGAAATCTGCTGCACAGCAGTAA
- the ccoG gene encoding cytochrome c oxidase accessory protein CcoG has translation MNDMHKPPVDSAPNGVKEVALYESRKKIYMRKASGTFANWRIAMVLFTQLLYYGLPWLSWNGRQAVLFDLVNRKFYLFGLTFFPQDFIYLAAFLMASAFGLFLWTTIAGRLWCGYTCPQTVYTEIMMWIEHWVEGDRAARIKLDQGPWNANKIARKLLKQVLWVAVALWTGVTLVGYFMPMQEVMQDIASLSIAGWQAFWIFFYAGFTYLLAAVMREQVCKYMCPYARFQSVMFDADTLIISYDVERGEPRGARKKGVDPKTVNKGDCVNCGICVQVCPTGIDIRDGLQYECIGCAACIDACDEVMDKMKYPRGLIRYTTENALAKQYPESRILSRLKRPRVIMYSVVLFSVLGVAVTSLFFRQPVKLDIVRDRASLVRETDDGLLENTYNLRLINSSETRHKVEVSVSGLPDIKLEANQRVLELGPTANEVITVHVTASPEVAPKGSHPIYFAVKSVDGSGVDVEEKSSFIGE, from the coding sequence ATGAACGACATGCATAAACCGCCGGTTGATTCAGCCCCCAATGGGGTCAAAGAAGTCGCACTTTACGAAAGCCGCAAAAAGATTTACATGCGCAAAGCGAGTGGTACGTTTGCCAACTGGCGTATCGCCATGGTGCTGTTCACCCAGCTGCTGTATTACGGATTGCCGTGGCTGAGTTGGAACGGCCGGCAGGCAGTGTTGTTCGATCTGGTCAATCGCAAGTTTTACCTGTTTGGCCTGACCTTTTTCCCGCAGGATTTTATTTATCTTGCCGCATTCCTGATGGCTTCGGCATTTGGCCTGTTCCTGTGGACGACCATTGCTGGACGCCTGTGGTGCGGATATACCTGTCCGCAGACGGTCTACACCGAAATCATGATGTGGATCGAGCACTGGGTTGAAGGTGACCGTGCTGCCCGCATCAAGCTGGATCAAGGTCCCTGGAATGCCAACAAAATCGCACGAAAGCTGCTCAAGCAGGTCTTGTGGGTGGCCGTGGCGCTGTGGACCGGCGTAACGCTGGTCGGATACTTCATGCCCATGCAGGAAGTCATGCAGGATATTGCCAGCCTCAGCATCGCCGGGTGGCAGGCATTCTGGATATTTTTCTACGCCGGCTTTACCTATCTGCTGGCTGCTGTCATGCGTGAGCAGGTCTGCAAGTACATGTGCCCGTATGCCCGTTTCCAGAGCGTGATGTTTGATGCTGATACGCTGATCATTTCCTATGATGTCGAGCGTGGAGAACCGCGTGGTGCCCGTAAAAAAGGAGTAGATCCGAAAACGGTCAACAAGGGTGACTGCGTCAACTGCGGAATCTGCGTACAGGTGTGCCCGACAGGTATCGACATCCGGGATGGCTTGCAGTACGAATGTATCGGTTGTGCGGCCTGTATTGATGCCTGTGACGAAGTCATGGACAAAATGAAATATCCGCGCGGGCTGATCCGTTACACCACGGAGAATGCACTGGCCAAGCAGTATCCGGAAAGCCGCATCCTGTCCCGTCTCAAGCGTCCACGCGTCATCATGTATTCAGTGGTCTTGTTCTCCGTGCTCGGAGTCGCCGTGACCTCGCTGTTTTTCCGTCAGCCGGTCAAGCTCGACATCGTGCGTGACCGTGCATCCCTGGTGCGCGAAACGGATGATGGCTTGCTGGAAAATACCTACAACCTGCGTCTGATCAACAGTTCGGAAACCCGTCACAAGGTCGAGGTAAGTGTATCTGGCCTGCCTGACATCAAACTCGAAGCCAACCAGCGCGTGCTGGAGCTGGGGCCGACTGCCAATGAAGTGATTACGGTGCATGTCACGGCTAGTCCGGAGGTCGCTCCCAAAGGCAGCCATCCCATCTACTTTGCCGTCAAGTCGGTGGATGGCAGCGGAGTCGATGTGGAAGAAAAATCCAGCTTTATCGGCGAGTGA
- a CDS encoding FixH family protein: MSQPVIPWYKQRWPWILMSGPAIVVVAGFITLGLAIHTSDSLVDDDYYKKGKAINEDLARDQQAATAGIGATVMFADGLSAVRVLLNSQDGKPLPETLLLSIQHPTMEGMDQVLTLRQEGPGTFTAPLAMKGEARHWYLRIEDPERKWRIEGEWKPLNGPMIRLVPNLASADS, encoded by the coding sequence ATGTCCCAACCTGTAATTCCCTGGTACAAGCAACGCTGGCCATGGATCCTGATGTCAGGTCCGGCCATCGTGGTGGTCGCCGGCTTCATCACCCTGGGTCTTGCCATCCATACGTCTGATAGCCTGGTCGATGATGACTACTATAAAAAGGGTAAAGCAATCAACGAGGATCTGGCCCGTGACCAGCAGGCTGCCACGGCTGGAATTGGCGCAACAGTCATGTTTGCCGATGGCCTGTCGGCCGTGCGGGTCCTGCTGAACAGTCAGGACGGCAAACCCTTGCCGGAGACATTGCTGTTGTCGATCCAGCATCCGACCATGGAAGGGATGGACCAGGTGCTTACGCTCAGGCAGGAAGGTCCGGGTACGTTTACCGCGCCACTTGCCATGAAAGGCGAGGCTCGCCACTGGTACCTGCGTATCGAGGATCCTGAGCGGAAATGGCGCATCGAAGGGGAGTGGAAACCCCTGAACGGGCCGATGATACGGCTGGTGCCGAATCTCGCTTCTGCCGACTCCTGA
- the ygfZ gene encoding CAF17-like 4Fe-4S cluster assembly/insertion protein YgfZ gives MQNWNDFLARAGAPFAMQPDTEPALLVPLSDFAVLDFSGADAETFLQGQLSNDIRQVSPQAAQWSSYSTAKGRMLANFLVWQESGHYQLMLSAGLAAAIDKRLNMFILRSKVSHRQRDDLVLLGLTGPAAERVMQQSGLAVPATGLAVETLSEGCVIRLPEGRFVLALAPAAAMSLWPQLCAHGAKPAPMTNWTLSDIATGTPWITQATQEAFVPQMANLELIGGVSFQKGCYPGQEIVARTQYLGKVKRRMFRALADAQAMPGDELFSVETGEQAIGKVMLAVATEAGTELLVVVQSNAWNSGVHLRSVDGPLLQRGQLPYAVES, from the coding sequence ATGCAGAACTGGAATGACTTTCTGGCCCGCGCGGGCGCCCCGTTTGCCATGCAGCCCGATACCGAGCCGGCCCTGCTGGTTCCGCTCAGCGATTTTGCCGTACTGGATTTTTCCGGTGCCGATGCCGAAACCTTCCTGCAGGGCCAGCTGTCCAATGACATCCGCCAGGTTTCACCCCAGGCAGCCCAGTGGTCCAGCTACTCCACGGCCAAAGGACGCATGCTGGCCAATTTTCTGGTCTGGCAGGAATCCGGGCATTACCAGCTGATGCTGTCTGCCGGTCTGGCTGCGGCCATCGACAAGCGGCTCAACATGTTCATCCTGCGCAGCAAGGTCAGTCACCGGCAACGGGATGATCTGGTGTTGCTGGGCCTGACCGGGCCGGCGGCGGAACGGGTCATGCAGCAGTCCGGCCTTGCTGTTCCGGCGACCGGACTGGCCGTGGAGACCCTGAGCGAAGGGTGCGTGATACGTCTGCCGGAAGGCCGTTTTGTGCTGGCTCTGGCACCGGCTGCTGCCATGTCGCTCTGGCCTCAATTGTGCGCACATGGCGCCAAGCCAGCCCCTATGACCAACTGGACGCTCTCGGACATTGCAACCGGAACACCGTGGATAACGCAGGCCACGCAGGAAGCCTTTGTTCCGCAGATGGCCAATCTGGAGCTGATCGGTGGCGTGAGTTTCCAGAAGGGCTGCTATCCCGGCCAGGAAATCGTGGCGCGGACGCAGTATCTGGGCAAAGTGAAACGGCGCATGTTCCGGGCTTTGGCAGATGCACAGGCGATGCCTGGTGATGAGCTGTTCAGTGTGGAAACAGGGGAGCAGGCCATCGGCAAGGTCATGCTGGCGGTCGCAACGGAAGCCGGGACAGAGCTGCTGGTTGTGGTGCAGAGCAATGCATGGAACAGTGGCGTACATTTGCGATCGGTGGATGGCCCGTTGCTGCAACGCGGGCAACTGCCTTACGCCGTGGAATCCTGA
- the argS gene encoding arginine--tRNA ligase — protein MTLTQLLHDKLAAALIAAGVPDAQPLLQPASRPEFGDFQANGVMAAAKQRKMNPRELAQQVIDKLDLAGIASKIEIAGPGFINITLAPDFLAKRLDTVLDDARLGVRSVTEPQRVMVEYSSPNLAKEMHVGHLRSTIIGDTLARVVEFLGNNMVRGNHVGDWGTQFGMLTAYLVETRQAGKADLELSDLETFYRNAKIRFDEDPVFADTARNYVVRLQGGDADVLKLWEQFVDVSLAHCEAVYRKLGVGLTRADVRGESAYNDDLPVIVDELAAKNLLSEDDGAKVVYLDEFRNHDGDPMGVIVQKKDGGFLYTTTDLGAVRYRHKELNLDRVIYVVDARQSQHFQQMFTICRKAGFAPEAMSLEHVGFGTMMGDDGKPFKTRSGGTVKLIELLDEAEERAYALVSEKNPDLPEEEKRKIAHAVGIGAVKYADLSKNRNSDYIFNWDLMLAFEGNTAPYLQYAYTRVASIFRKVDRFDASAPLLITEPAEKQLALMLAQFSDVLNEVARTCFPHLLTQYLYQVATQFMRFYEACPILKSEGATQASRLKLARITADTLKTGLGLLGIEVLESM, from the coding sequence ATGACCCTGACCCAACTCCTGCATGACAAGCTTGCTGCCGCCCTGATTGCGGCTGGTGTTCCTGATGCCCAACCGCTGCTGCAACCGGCAAGCCGCCCCGAGTTCGGCGACTTCCAAGCCAACGGCGTGATGGCGGCCGCCAAACAGCGCAAGATGAACCCGCGTGAGCTGGCCCAGCAGGTGATCGACAAGCTGGACCTCGCCGGCATTGCCAGCAAGATCGAAATCGCCGGTCCGGGCTTCATCAACATCACGCTGGCCCCGGATTTCCTCGCCAAGCGCCTGGATACGGTACTGGACGATGCCCGGCTCGGCGTGCGCTCGGTTACCGAACCGCAGCGCGTGATGGTCGAGTATTCGTCCCCGAACCTCGCCAAGGAAATGCACGTCGGCCACCTGCGCTCCACCATCATCGGTGACACGCTGGCGCGTGTGGTCGAGTTCCTTGGCAACAACATGGTGCGCGGTAACCACGTCGGCGACTGGGGCACCCAGTTCGGCATGCTGACGGCCTATCTGGTCGAAACCCGCCAGGCCGGCAAGGCTGATCTGGAGCTCTCCGACCTGGAAACCTTCTACCGCAACGCCAAGATCCGCTTTGACGAAGACCCGGTGTTCGCCGACACCGCCCGCAATTACGTGGTGCGCCTGCAAGGTGGCGACGCTGACGTGCTCAAGCTGTGGGAACAGTTTGTCGACGTGTCACTGGCCCACTGCGAAGCCGTCTACCGCAAGCTCGGCGTCGGCCTGACCCGCGCCGACGTGCGGGGCGAGTCGGCCTACAACGACGACCTGCCGGTCATCGTTGACGAACTGGCTGCCAAGAACCTGCTGAGCGAGGATGACGGCGCCAAGGTGGTGTACCTGGACGAATTCCGCAACCACGACGGCGACCCGATGGGCGTGATCGTGCAGAAAAAGGACGGTGGCTTCCTCTACACCACCACCGACCTTGGTGCGGTCCGCTACCGCCACAAGGAGCTGAACCTTGACCGTGTGATCTATGTGGTGGATGCACGCCAGAGCCAGCATTTCCAGCAGATGTTCACCATCTGCCGCAAGGCCGGCTTTGCTCCAGAAGCCATGTCGCTCGAACACGTCGGTTTCGGGACCATGATGGGCGACGACGGCAAGCCGTTCAAAACCCGTTCGGGCGGCACGGTCAAGCTGATCGAACTGCTGGACGAGGCCGAAGAGCGCGCCTACGCACTGGTCAGCGAAAAGAACCCGGACCTGCCCGAAGAGGAAAAGCGCAAGATCGCCCACGCCGTCGGCATTGGCGCGGTGAAATATGCCGACCTCTCGAAGAACCGCAACAGCGACTACATCTTCAACTGGGACCTGATGCTGGCCTTTGAGGGCAATACGGCGCCGTACCTGCAATACGCTTACACCCGTGTCGCCAGCATCTTCCGCAAGGTCGACCGTTTTGATGCCAGTGCTCCGCTCCTGATCACCGAACCGGCCGAGAAGCAGCTGGCCCTCATGCTGGCGCAGTTCAGCGATGTGCTCAACGAAGTGGCGCGTACCTGCTTCCCGCACCTGCTGACCCAGTACCTGTACCAGGTTGCGACCCAGTTCATGCGCTTCTACGAAGCCTGCCCGATCCTCAAGAGCGAAGGAGCCACCCAGGCTAGCCGCCTGAAACTGGCCCGCATCACCGCCGATACCCTCAAGACCGGTCTGGGCCTGCTGGGCATCGAAGTGCTCGAATCGATGTAA
- a CDS encoding copper chaperone PCu(A)C, producing MKKTAFALLLSLCTALPALAADPAGDLTASSPWARATPQGAKNGAAYLSLRNTGSQDDALLAARGDVAERIELHTHINDNGVMKMRQVADIPLKAGQTTELKPGSYHIMLIGLKKPLAEGARIPLTLEFRQARPLAVEVEVGPVNSLMAPAGHAGHAMH from the coding sequence ATGAAAAAAACCGCCTTTGCCCTGCTGCTGTCACTCTGCACTGCCCTGCCGGCCCTGGCAGCCGATCCCGCCGGAGACCTGACGGCCTCCTCGCCCTGGGCCCGCGCCACGCCCCAGGGCGCCAAAAACGGTGCGGCCTACCTGAGCCTGCGCAATACCGGCAGCCAAGACGACGCCCTGCTTGCGGCCCGCGGTGACGTGGCCGAGCGCATCGAGCTGCACACGCACATCAACGACAACGGTGTCATGAAAATGCGCCAGGTAGCGGACATTCCCCTTAAGGCCGGGCAGACGACCGAACTCAAGCCAGGCAGCTATCACATCATGCTGATCGGTCTGAAAAAACCGCTGGCTGAAGGGGCACGCATTCCGCTGACGCTGGAATTCCGCCAGGCCAGACCGCTGGCCGTGGAAGTGGAAGTCGGCCCGGTCAATTCGCTGATGGCACCGGCCGGACACGCAGGTCATGCCATGCACTGA
- a CDS encoding energy transducer TonB, with product MTDTGTASSGQPVQGGPVSAARYDLASLNNPAPAYPASSRRLGEEGRVLLRVRVNRDGQAENVEIDTSSGFARLDQAAVTAVRQWRFAPARQGDVPVAAWARVPIRFRLDEAG from the coding sequence GTGACAGACACCGGCACGGCCAGCAGTGGCCAGCCGGTCCAGGGAGGACCGGTCAGTGCGGCACGCTACGATCTCGCCAGCCTGAACAATCCGGCCCCGGCCTATCCGGCATCGTCGCGCCGGCTGGGTGAAGAAGGCCGGGTCCTGTTACGGGTGCGGGTAAACCGGGATGGCCAGGCCGAAAACGTGGAAATCGACACCAGCAGCGGCTTTGCCCGTCTAGACCAGGCCGCCGTGACAGCCGTGCGCCAGTGGCGGTTTGCCCCGGCCCGCCAAGGGGATGTTCCGGTCGCCGCGTGGGCGCGAGTCCCGATCCGTTTCCGGCTGGATGAAGCCGGCTGA
- a CDS encoding methyltransferase yields MAQDSSLPDFWDRRYQEKVMPWDAGHVPAEFRVFARQLPAGERILVPGCGSGYEVGWLAGLGLDVLGLEFSPAACEQARQVLGPEAVRVQPGDFFRHEAPAYDGIYERALLCALPRKTWQDWARQMAALVRPGGWLAGYFFYADTPKGPPFGLVADELDALLTPAFVCETDEPSRTALEIFAGRERWQVWRRCDNPSH; encoded by the coding sequence ATGGCGCAGGACAGTTCCTTGCCGGATTTCTGGGACCGCCGCTACCAGGAAAAAGTCATGCCGTGGGATGCCGGTCATGTTCCGGCCGAATTCCGGGTTTTTGCCCGCCAGCTCCCGGCCGGAGAACGCATCCTGGTTCCGGGCTGCGGCAGCGGATACGAAGTCGGCTGGCTTGCCGGTCTGGGACTTGACGTGCTGGGACTGGAATTCAGTCCGGCAGCCTGCGAGCAGGCCCGGCAGGTTCTCGGTCCTGAGGCCGTGCGCGTGCAACCGGGTGATTTTTTCCGGCATGAGGCGCCCGCCTACGACGGCATCTACGAACGCGCCTTGCTGTGCGCGCTGCCACGCAAGACCTGGCAAGACTGGGCCCGCCAGATGGCAGCCCTAGTGCGTCCGGGCGGCTGGCTGGCTGGCTACTTTTTCTATGCCGACACGCCCAAGGGGCCTCCTTTTGGCCTGGTCGCAGACGAACTGGATGCCCTGCTGACCCCGGCCTTTGTCTGCGAAACCGACGAGCCGAGCCGTACTGCGCTGGAGATTTTTGCCGGGCGCGAACGCTGGCAGGTCTGGCGTCGCTGCGACAATCCGTCGCATTGA